The proteins below are encoded in one region of Fodinibius salinus:
- a CDS encoding glycosyltransferase, giving the protein MEYLGTEKPVNNITPQVSVCITTYQHSNYIRQCIESVLNQEATFPFEIIIGEDESTDGTREICKELAKAHPGKIRLFLRSRDNVRFINGNPTGRHNFLETLKAARGQYIAFCDGDDYWTNPEKLQKQYNYMESYPDMSLSLHNAVEVDENGNRRFVFPNIKSQSIVKPKTIIEKGGGYCATNSVLFRRSILNDMPQWFVDAHVGDYSLYLLAIWHGEIGALPDIMSCYRSGHANSWSDLRNRAKTIHQYLASLKSMLFAFNKYSEQKYEKSIHIRIALEEIYSAVKIIMSGKLHYLKTLSITDKQYIWPAIKKIISRKLGL; this is encoded by the coding sequence ATGGAATACCTTGGAACAGAAAAACCGGTAAATAATATTACCCCACAGGTATCTGTCTGTATAACTACCTATCAGCATAGTAACTACATTCGGCAGTGCATTGAAAGTGTACTAAATCAGGAGGCAACCTTCCCGTTTGAAATTATTATTGGTGAAGATGAGTCCACCGACGGCACTAGGGAAATATGCAAAGAACTGGCCAAAGCCCATCCCGGAAAAATCCGGCTTTTCCTACGATCCCGGGACAACGTCCGATTTATTAATGGAAATCCCACCGGTCGACATAATTTTCTGGAGACCTTAAAAGCAGCACGGGGGCAATATATTGCGTTTTGCGACGGCGACGACTACTGGACCAATCCCGAAAAACTACAGAAACAGTACAACTATATGGAGTCTTATCCTGATATGTCTCTGTCTCTCCACAATGCCGTTGAGGTCGATGAAAATGGAAACAGGCGCTTTGTTTTTCCGAATATAAAAAGTCAGTCAATAGTTAAACCGAAAACAATTATCGAAAAAGGAGGCGGCTATTGCGCAACAAACAGCGTACTTTTCCGCCGCAGCATACTCAACGATATGCCTCAGTGGTTTGTAGATGCCCATGTGGGCGATTACTCGCTATACCTGCTGGCTATTTGGCACGGAGAGATCGGAGCACTGCCTGACATCATGAGTTGTTATCGTAGTGGCCACGCTAACTCCTGGAGCGATTTACGCAATCGGGCCAAAACTATACACCAATACCTTGCTTCATTAAAATCAATGCTGTTTGCCTTCAATAAATATTCAGAGCAAAAATACGAGAAAAGTATTCACATAAGGATTGCGCTGGAAGAAATTTACTCAGCAGTAAAAATCATAATGAGCGGGAAGCTACACTATTTGAAAACTCTTTCTATCACTGACAAACAGTATATCTGGCCGGCAATAAAGAAAATCATTAGCAGAAAACTTGGGCTGTAG